One Streptomyces sp. NBC_01237 genomic region harbors:
- a CDS encoding DEAD/DEAH box helicase: MTRFERQDRPTRTRPARGRGPAPAQANAKGSGRGAGKAPARRRATAPQGEFALPETMTPALPAVEAFAELDMPAALLKTLTAQGVTEPFPIQGATLPNSLAGRDILGRGRTGSGKTLAFGLALLARTAGRRSEPRAPLALVLVPTRELAQQVTDALTPYATSVNLRLATVVGGMSISKQSGTLRRGAEVLVATPGRLKDLIERGDCRLDQVAITVLDEADQMADMGFMPQVVALLKQVEPDGQRMLFSATLDKNIDRLVKMFLTDPVVHSVDPSAGAVTTMEHHVLHVADETDKKAVATKIAARDGRVIMFVDTKRAADRFAKRLLASGVRAAALHGGRSQPQRNRTLDQFKNGQVTALVATNVAARGIHVDDLDLVVNVDPPTDHKDYLHRGGRTARAGESGSVVTLVLPEEKREMTRLMQDAGIDPRTTRIKSSDEELTRITGAREPSGIAIVVEVPQPTQPKPRTRTAGAPGSGTGGGFRSGSRGRGRRGAGGGAQGAGGGGESRGGAAGSVRGGGGGGAARSGGESRGAGAGRAGSGRGAAPARGRRAA; encoded by the coding sequence ATGACCCGCTTCGAACGCCAGGACCGACCGACCCGCACCCGACCGGCCAGGGGACGCGGCCCGGCCCCGGCACAGGCGAACGCCAAGGGATCCGGCCGCGGAGCCGGCAAGGCACCCGCCCGCCGCCGCGCCACAGCGCCCCAGGGCGAGTTCGCCCTGCCGGAGACCATGACCCCCGCGCTGCCCGCCGTCGAGGCGTTCGCCGAGCTGGACATGCCCGCGGCACTGCTGAAGACCCTCACCGCGCAGGGCGTCACCGAGCCCTTCCCCATCCAGGGCGCCACCCTGCCGAACTCGCTGGCCGGCCGGGACATCCTGGGCCGTGGCCGCACCGGCTCCGGCAAGACGCTCGCCTTCGGCCTGGCCCTGCTCGCCCGCACCGCCGGGCGCCGCTCCGAGCCCCGCGCCCCGCTGGCCCTCGTCCTCGTCCCGACCCGTGAGCTCGCCCAGCAGGTCACCGACGCCCTCACCCCGTACGCGACCTCCGTGAACCTGCGGCTCGCCACCGTCGTCGGCGGCATGTCGATCAGCAAGCAGTCCGGCACGCTGCGCCGGGGCGCCGAGGTGCTCGTCGCCACGCCAGGCCGGCTCAAGGACCTCATCGAGCGCGGCGACTGCCGCCTCGACCAGGTCGCCATCACCGTCCTCGACGAGGCCGACCAGATGGCCGACATGGGCTTCATGCCGCAGGTCGTCGCGCTGCTCAAGCAGGTCGAGCCGGACGGGCAGCGCATGCTGTTCTCCGCGACCCTCGACAAGAACATCGACCGCCTGGTCAAGATGTTCCTCACCGACCCGGTCGTGCACTCCGTCGACCCGTCCGCCGGTGCGGTCACCACCATGGAGCACCATGTGCTCCACGTCGCGGACGAGACCGACAAGAAGGCCGTCGCCACGAAGATCGCCGCCCGTGACGGCCGGGTGATCATGTTCGTCGACACCAAGCGCGCCGCCGACCGCTTCGCCAAGCGGCTGCTCGCCAGCGGCGTACGGGCCGCGGCCCTGCACGGCGGCCGGTCCCAGCCGCAGCGCAACAGGACCCTGGACCAGTTCAAGAACGGCCAGGTCACCGCACTCGTCGCGACGAACGTGGCGGCCCGTGGCATCCACGTCGACGACCTCGACCTCGTCGTCAACGTGGACCCGCCCACCGACCACAAGGACTACCTCCACCGCGGCGGGCGCACGGCGCGCGCCGGGGAGTCCGGCAGCGTCGTCACGCTGGTGCTGCCCGAGGAGAAGCGGGAGATGACCCGGCTGATGCAGGACGCGGGCATCGACCCCCGCACCACCCGCATCAAGTCCAGCGACGAGGAGCTGACCCGGATCACCGGGGCCCGCGAGCCGTCCGGAATCGCGATCGTCGTCGAGGTCCCCCAGCCCACCCAGCCCAAGCCGCGCACGCGGACGGCCGGGGCGCCGGGCTCGGGCACCGGCGGCGGCTTCCGCTCGGGCAGCCGGGGCCGTGGACGCCGCGGCGCCGGCGGTGGCGCGCAGGGTGCGGGAGGCGGCGGCGAGTCGCGTGGCGGTGCGGCCGGTTCCGTACGCGGGGGCGGTGGCGGCGGAGCCGCGCGTTCGGGCGGCGAGTCCCGTGGTGCGGGGGCGGGGCGTGCCGGTTCGGGGCGGGGCGCGGCGCCTGCGCGTGGGCGTCGGGCGGCGTAG
- a CDS encoding cold-shock protein: MATGTVKWFNSEKGFGFIEQDGGGADVFAHYSNIATQGFRELQEGQKVSFDVTQGQKGPQAENIVPA, translated from the coding sequence ATGGCTACTGGAACCGTGAAGTGGTTCAACTCGGAAAAGGGCTTCGGCTTCATCGAGCAGGACGGCGGCGGCGCCGACGTCTTCGCCCACTACTCGAACATCGCCACCCAGGGCTTCCGTGAGCTCCAGGAGGGCCAGAAGGTCTCCTTCGACGTCACGCAGGGCCAGAAGGGCCCGCAGGCGGAGAACATCGTCCCGGCCTAA